In a single window of the Fusobacterium sp. genome:
- a CDS encoding N-acetyltransferase gives MKLEIRLEEKNDYRKVEEIIREAFWNLYVPGASEHFILHSLRNSEVAVPELNFIAVKDGEIVGQIFYTKAEIKDKDGKKHEILNFGPLCVTPKYHNLGIGKALIEHSRKVAAEMGYKGIAIYGYPGYYTRVGFQSGAKFGIARADGAFPKALLVMELYPDSLKGISGNLHEFLSDLQFDGEEFLKYESSFPPKEKKYKPSQDLFAEMVNKMEDPENIKIY, from the coding sequence TTGAAATTAGAAATAAGATTAGAAGAAAAAAATGATTATAGAAAAGTTGAGGAAATTATTAGAGAAGCATTTTGGAATCTGTATGTTCCAGGAGCTAGTGAGCATTTTATATTACATTCTTTAAGAAATTCTGAAGTAGCTGTTCCTGAACTTAATTTTATAGCAGTCAAAGATGGAGAAATAGTAGGGCAAATCTTTTATACAAAAGCTGAAATAAAGGATAAAGACGGAAAAAAACATGAAATTTTAAATTTTGGCCCTTTATGTGTAACACCAAAATACCATAACCTTGGGATAGGAAAAGCTTTAATAGAACATAGCAGAAAAGTGGCAGCTGAAATGGGATATAAAGGTATAGCAATATATGGATATCCTGGCTATTATACTAGAGTTGGATTCCAAAGTGGGGCTAAATTTGGTATAGCAAGAGCTGATGGTGCTTTTCCAAAAGCACTTTTAGTTATGGAGCTCTATCCTGATTCCTTGAAGGGAATTTCTGGAAACCTTCACGAATTTTTAAGTGATCTTCAATTTGATGGGGAGGAATTTTTGAAGTATGAATCTTCATTTCCTCCAAAAGAAAAGAAATACAAACCATCACAAGATTTATTTGCAGAAATGGTAAATAAAATGGAAGATCCAGAAAATATAAAAATTTATTAA
- a CDS encoding autotransporter outer membrane beta-barrel domain-containing protein — MKIKKILPLIFAAVSAGLFGGTHDLQTNLSEINGKIITDRGSNQFRESVMFKKMNRRGFSGSSQYIEGIGKIKSSYDRDDYNTDYDAKIKGFLMATNSTFLSNPDLMTGMSFGYIKSRAEFDDSLDSDQKIRTYGLNTYLAYNKDNWLFIGRAGYDESKNILRSKNISNIVYRTKNYSLGAEGGYFFELGEKSLLYPYLGLGWNQYTTKGHNGISTSNDRIGSGNAGIMYSKEMGDKFLVTGNVEWSHEFADRKRFITDLGKIKALEVSRDAGMVSIGMGYYIDPDFLINIKYQGYINKNYYYDMVVIGLIHNF; from the coding sequence ATGAAAATTAAAAAAATACTGCCTTTGATATTTGCAGCTGTCTCTGCTGGTTTATTTGGAGGAACTCATGACCTTCAAACTAATCTTTCAGAAATAAATGGAAAAATAATAACTGATAGAGGAAGCAATCAATTTAGAGAAAGTGTAATGTTTAAAAAAATGAACAGAAGAGGATTCAGTGGAAGCTCTCAATATATTGAAGGGATAGGAAAAATCAAATCCAGTTATGATAGAGATGATTACAATACTGACTATGATGCTAAGATTAAAGGATTTTTAATGGCTACTAATAGTACTTTTTTATCAAACCCTGATCTGATGACTGGGATGAGTTTTGGATATATAAAATCAAGAGCTGAATTTGATGATTCTCTTGATAGTGATCAGAAAATAAGAACTTATGGACTAAATACTTATCTTGCTTATAATAAAGATAATTGGCTTTTTATTGGAAGAGCTGGATATGATGAAAGTAAAAATATTTTGAGAAGCAAAAATATTTCTAACATAGTTTATAGAACTAAAAATTATTCTTTAGGAGCAGAGGGAGGTTACTTTTTTGAACTTGGAGAAAAATCATTGCTTTATCCTTATTTAGGACTTGGATGGAATCAATATACTACAAAAGGCCATAATGGTATATCTACTTCCAATGATAGAATAGGAAGTGGAAATGCTGGAATTATGTATTCTAAAGAAATGGGAGATAAATTTTTAGTTACAGGAAATGTAGAATGGTCTCATGAATTTGCAGATAGAAAAAGATTCATTACAGATTTAGGTAAAATAAAAGCATTGGAAGTATCAAGAGATGCTGGAATGGTCAGTATAGGTATGGGATATTATATTGATCCAGATTTTTTAATCAATATAAAATATCAGGGATATATAAATAAAAATTATTATTATGATATGGTGGTTATAGGACTTATACATAATTTTTAA
- a CDS encoding Bax inhibitor-1/YccA family protein encodes MNEYDLNEMRNEQGVYDNVDTTNRFLRKVFLNMVIGILITTIVPIYLFGFNARLLYAIMPYFKIIMFAEIALVFGLSLGINKLSSGTARIMFFLYSLMNGVLFSSLGFVFHPASIFYTLGVALIMFIVIAAYGYTTKEDLSSYGKYLMTGLISIIIMSLINFFLKAPILYWIGTVLGIVIFSALIAYDVNRIKKIAFQMANGDEEVMNKLGIIGALNLYLDFINLFLYLLRIFGKRRR; translated from the coding sequence ATGAACGAGTATGATTTAAATGAAATGCGTAACGAACAAGGGGTCTATGACAATGTGGATACAACTAATAGATTTCTTAGAAAAGTTTTTTTGAATATGGTAATTGGAATACTTATTACAACAATAGTTCCAATATACCTATTTGGTTTTAATGCAAGACTGCTGTATGCTATAATGCCATATTTTAAAATAATAATGTTTGCAGAAATAGCTCTTGTATTTGGATTGAGTTTAGGAATTAATAAATTGTCTTCTGGAACTGCAAGAATAATGTTTTTTCTTTATTCATTAATGAATGGAGTTCTTTTCAGCAGCTTGGGATTTGTATTCCATCCTGCAAGTATATTTTATACTTTAGGAGTGGCTTTGATAATGTTTATAGTTATTGCAGCTTATGGATATACTACAAAGGAAGATCTTAGCAGTTATGGCAAATATTTAATGACTGGACTTATAAGTATAATTATAATGTCATTAATCAATTTCTTCCTTAAAGCTCCAATACTTTATTGGATTGGAACAGTCTTAGGAATAGTTATTTTCTCAGCTCTTATTGCATATGATGTAAATAGAATCAAAAAAATAGCTTTCCAAATGGCAAATGGTGATGAAGAAGTTATGAATAAACTTGGAATAATTGGTGCTCTTAATCTTTATCTTGACTTTATAAATCTATTCCTATATCTTTTAAGAATATTTGGTAAAAGAAGAAGATAA